From a region of the Janthinobacterium sp. 61 genome:
- the fdx gene encoding ISC system 2Fe-2S type ferredoxin → MPKITVLPHPELAPDGAVFDARETMSICDALLLNKIDMEHACGQVGACSTCHVVVVQGFDSLNELGDNEEDMLDQAWGLQPHSRLSCQARVSQEDLTVELPRYTLNHAKE, encoded by the coding sequence ATGCCAAAAATCACCGTCCTGCCCCATCCCGAGCTGGCCCCCGACGGCGCCGTGTTCGACGCGCGAGAAACAATGAGCATTTGCGACGCCTTGCTGCTCAACAAGATTGACATGGAACACGCCTGCGGCCAGGTGGGCGCCTGTTCCACCTGCCACGTGGTCGTGGTGCAGGGTTTCGACTCGCTCAATGAACTGGGCGACAATGAGGAAGACATGCTTGACCAGGCCTGGGGCTTGCAGCCCCATTCCCGCCTGTCGTGCCAGGCACGCGTTAGCCAGGAAGACCTGACCGTGGAACTGCCCC
- a CDS encoding DUF6331 family protein yields MTQREHQYDIQIADDDWIECIDIGERYHQAGDIDALLDGLWPLICRLETHCVAGCCGMDAFDFTRAGIDTALQELDRAQLHAACAAAKEAVTAAASDVLTSATMNHIADKRVFLQLLDHLDACIVGQDRAGA; encoded by the coding sequence ATGACTCAACGCGAGCACCAATACGATATCCAGATCGCCGATGATGACTGGATCGAATGCATCGACATCGGGGAGCGCTATCATCAGGCCGGCGACATCGATGCCCTGCTGGACGGGCTGTGGCCACTGATTTGCCGGCTGGAAACCCATTGCGTGGCCGGCTGCTGCGGCATGGATGCCTTCGATTTCACGCGCGCAGGCATCGACACGGCGCTGCAGGAACTGGATCGCGCGCAACTGCATGCCGCCTGCGCAGCGGCCAAGGAGGCCGTGACGGCGGCTGCCAGCGATGTATTGACGAGTGCCACGATGAATCACATTGCAGATAAACGCGTGTTCCTGCAATTGCTCGACCATCTGGATGCGTGCATCGTCGGACAGGATCGCGCAGGGGCTTGA